A stretch of the Pan paniscus chromosome 2, NHGRI_mPanPan1-v2.0_pri, whole genome shotgun sequence genome encodes the following:
- the MSL2 gene encoding E3 ubiquitin-protein ligase MSL2 isoform X2, with the protein MMMKPSCSWCKDYEQFEENKQLSILVNCYKKLCEYITQTTLARDIIEAVDCSSDILALLNDGSLFCEETEKPSDSSFTLCLTHSPLPSTSEPTTDPQASLSPMSESTLSIAIGSSVINGLPTYNGLSIDRFGINIPSPEHSNTIDVCNTVDIKTEDLSDSLPPVCDTVATDLCSTGIDICSFSEDIKPGDSLLLSVEEVLRSLETVSNTEVCCPNLQPNLEATVSNGPFLQLSSQSLSHNVFMSTSPALHGLSCTAATPKIAKLNRKRSRSESDSEKVQPLPISTIIRGPTLGASAPVTVKRESKISLQPIATVPNGGTTPKISKTVLLSTKSMKKSHEHGSKKSHSKTKPGILKKDKAVKEKIPSHHFMPGSPTKTVYKKPQEKKGCKCGRATQNPSVLTCRGQRCPCYSNRKACLDCICRGCQNSYMANGEKKLEAFAVPEKALEQTRLTLGINVTSIAVRNASTSTSVINVTGSPVTTFLAASTHDDKSLDEAIDMRFDC; encoded by the coding sequence ATGATGATGAAACCTTCCTGTAGCTGGTGCAAAGACTATGAGCAGTTTGAGGAAAACAAGCAGTTAAGCATCCTAGTGAACTGCTACAAAAAACTATGCGAGTATATAACACAGACTACACTGGCACGGGATATAATAGAAGCAGTTGACTGTTCTTCTGATATTTTGGCTTTGCTTAATGATGGATCATTGTTTTGTGAGGAGACAGAAAAACCCTCAGATTCATCCTTTACTTTGTGTTTGACACATTCCCCTTTACCTTCAACCTCAGAACCCACAACTGATCCTCAAGCTAGTTTATCTCCAATGTCTGAAAGCACCCTCAGCATTGCTATTGGCAGTTCTGTTATCAATGGTTTGCCTACTTATAATGGGCTTTCAATAGATAGATTTGGTATAAATATTCCTTCACCTGAACATTCAAATACGATTGACGTATGTAATACTGTTGACATAAAAACTGAGGATCTGTCTGACAGCCTGCCACCCGTTTGTGACACAGTAGCCACTGACTTATGTTCCACAGGCATTGATATCTGCAGTTTCAGTGAAGATATAAAACCTGGAGACTCTCTGTTACTGAGTGTTGAGGAAGTACTCCGCAGCTTAGAAACTGTTTCAAATACAGAGGTCTGTTGCCCTAATTTGCAGCCGAACTTGGAAGCCACTGTATCCAATGGACCTTTTCTGCAGCTTTCTTCCCAGTCTCTTAGCCATAATGTTTTTATGTCCACCAGTCCTGCACTTCATGGGTTATCATGTACAGCAGCAACTCCGAAGATAGCAAAATTGAATAGAAAACGATCCAGATCAGAGAGCGACAGTGAGAAAGTTCAGCCACTTCCAATTTCTACCATTATCCGAGGCCCAACACTGGGGGCATCTGCTCCTGTGACAGTGAAACGGGAGAGCAAAATTTCTCTTCAACCTATAGCAACTGTTCCCAATGGAGGCACAACGCCTAAAATCAGCAAAACTGTACTTTTATCTACTAAAAGCATGAAAAAGAGTCATGAACATGGATCCAAGAAATCTCACTCTAAAACCAAGCCAGGTATtcttaaaaaagacaaagcagtAAAGGAAAAGATTCCTAGTCATCATTTTATGCCAGGAAGTCCTACCAAGACTGTGTACAAAAAACCCCAGGAAAAGAAAGGGTGTAAATGTGGGCGTGCTACTCAAAATCCAAGTGTTCTTACATGCCGAGGCCAACGCTGCCCTTGCTACTCTAACCGCAAAGCCTGCTTAGATTGTATATGTCGTGGCTGCCAAAACTCCTATATGGCCAATGGGGAGAAGAAGCTGGAGGCATTTGCCGTGCCAGAAAAGGCCTTGGAGCAGACCAGGCTCACTTTGGGCATTAATGTGACTAGCATTGCTGTGCGTAACGCTAGTACCAGCACCAGTGTAATAAATGTCACAGGGTCCCCAGTAACGACGTTTTTAGCTGCCAGTACACATGATGATAAAAGTTTGGATGAAGCTATAGACATGAGATTCGACTGTTAA
- the MSL2 gene encoding E3 ubiquitin-protein ligase MSL2 isoform X1, translating into MNPVNATALYISASRLVLNYDPGDPKAFTEINRLLPYFRQSLSCCVCGHLLQDPIAPTNSTCQHYVCKTCKGKKMMMKPSCSWCKDYEQFEENKQLSILVNCYKKLCEYITQTTLARDIIEAVDCSSDILALLNDGSLFCEETEKPSDSSFTLCLTHSPLPSTSEPTTDPQASLSPMSESTLSIAIGSSVINGLPTYNGLSIDRFGINIPSPEHSNTIDVCNTVDIKTEDLSDSLPPVCDTVATDLCSTGIDICSFSEDIKPGDSLLLSVEEVLRSLETVSNTEVCCPNLQPNLEATVSNGPFLQLSSQSLSHNVFMSTSPALHGLSCTAATPKIAKLNRKRSRSESDSEKVQPLPISTIIRGPTLGASAPVTVKRESKISLQPIATVPNGGTTPKISKTVLLSTKSMKKSHEHGSKKSHSKTKPGILKKDKAVKEKIPSHHFMPGSPTKTVYKKPQEKKGCKCGRATQNPSVLTCRGQRCPCYSNRKACLDCICRGCQNSYMANGEKKLEAFAVPEKALEQTRLTLGINVTSIAVRNASTSTSVINVTGSPVTTFLAASTHDDKSLDEAIDMRFDC; encoded by the coding sequence GACATTTGCTACAAGATCCTATTGCACCCACCAACTCCACCTGCCAACATTATGTCTGCAAAACTTGTAAAGGCAAGAAAATGATGATGAAACCTTCCTGTAGCTGGTGCAAAGACTATGAGCAGTTTGAGGAAAACAAGCAGTTAAGCATCCTAGTGAACTGCTACAAAAAACTATGCGAGTATATAACACAGACTACACTGGCACGGGATATAATAGAAGCAGTTGACTGTTCTTCTGATATTTTGGCTTTGCTTAATGATGGATCATTGTTTTGTGAGGAGACAGAAAAACCCTCAGATTCATCCTTTACTTTGTGTTTGACACATTCCCCTTTACCTTCAACCTCAGAACCCACAACTGATCCTCAAGCTAGTTTATCTCCAATGTCTGAAAGCACCCTCAGCATTGCTATTGGCAGTTCTGTTATCAATGGTTTGCCTACTTATAATGGGCTTTCAATAGATAGATTTGGTATAAATATTCCTTCACCTGAACATTCAAATACGATTGACGTATGTAATACTGTTGACATAAAAACTGAGGATCTGTCTGACAGCCTGCCACCCGTTTGTGACACAGTAGCCACTGACTTATGTTCCACAGGCATTGATATCTGCAGTTTCAGTGAAGATATAAAACCTGGAGACTCTCTGTTACTGAGTGTTGAGGAAGTACTCCGCAGCTTAGAAACTGTTTCAAATACAGAGGTCTGTTGCCCTAATTTGCAGCCGAACTTGGAAGCCACTGTATCCAATGGACCTTTTCTGCAGCTTTCTTCCCAGTCTCTTAGCCATAATGTTTTTATGTCCACCAGTCCTGCACTTCATGGGTTATCATGTACAGCAGCAACTCCGAAGATAGCAAAATTGAATAGAAAACGATCCAGATCAGAGAGCGACAGTGAGAAAGTTCAGCCACTTCCAATTTCTACCATTATCCGAGGCCCAACACTGGGGGCATCTGCTCCTGTGACAGTGAAACGGGAGAGCAAAATTTCTCTTCAACCTATAGCAACTGTTCCCAATGGAGGCACAACGCCTAAAATCAGCAAAACTGTACTTTTATCTACTAAAAGCATGAAAAAGAGTCATGAACATGGATCCAAGAAATCTCACTCTAAAACCAAGCCAGGTATtcttaaaaaagacaaagcagtAAAGGAAAAGATTCCTAGTCATCATTTTATGCCAGGAAGTCCTACCAAGACTGTGTACAAAAAACCCCAGGAAAAGAAAGGGTGTAAATGTGGGCGTGCTACTCAAAATCCAAGTGTTCTTACATGCCGAGGCCAACGCTGCCCTTGCTACTCTAACCGCAAAGCCTGCTTAGATTGTATATGTCGTGGCTGCCAAAACTCCTATATGGCCAATGGGGAGAAGAAGCTGGAGGCATTTGCCGTGCCAGAAAAGGCCTTGGAGCAGACCAGGCTCACTTTGGGCATTAATGTGACTAGCATTGCTGTGCGTAACGCTAGTACCAGCACCAGTGTAATAAATGTCACAGGGTCCCCAGTAACGACGTTTTTAGCTGCCAGTACACATGATGATAAAAGTTTGGATGAAGCTATAGACATGAGATTCGACTGTTAA